In the genome of Vicia villosa cultivar HV-30 ecotype Madison, WI linkage group LG7, Vvil1.0, whole genome shotgun sequence, one region contains:
- the LOC131618756 gene encoding uncharacterized protein LOC131618756: MTERDMIDMFTSTLSGHYYLACSASANFSEMVIYGERVEMGLKMGKIQLGASSNTSSSKKQTEGYARRKEGNADAIYGRRGSGRSNSQVNAVMILVPQQQQHQQGQRSNNDCYPPRTRPHRKIDPIPMTYAQVLQHLLKIEKITLRDAPNAPDTQSPNYNANARCTFHSGAAGHDTKRCIALKNKVQDLLDQKIIQFTPTSNIVNNPMPAHRGSGVNAIESEEINVVSDVGCLTFPLVSVKQHLVNSGIFPGYGIDCKNCKSQPEGCADLKRMVQKLIDEGPLQFYRRLRGAKSNDGEVSVISIPYEPVAPICIQVPIQIPVSIPYEEQPAALMITVPGPIPYESEKVVPWHYGADIYYYGMKEEGESSKQKFVEASVANTDNFAGTRRITRSGRVFSPQLVQNNADSLAKTKGKQVVTDVQNSPVQNGAHDNAVSSKDVEELLRIIRKSDYKVVEQLGEIHETPFQAFEAVNTVRTPPYEITKPETVMSSLKDAQVVVETGRVEGWG; encoded by the exons ATGACTGAGCGTGATATGATCGATATGTTCACCAGTACTTTGTCTGGACACTATTACTTGGCTTGTAGTGCTTCAGCCAACTTTTCTGAGATGGTGATATATGGCGAACGTGTTGAGATGGGTCTAAAGATGGGAAAAATCCAGTTAGGAGCTTCTTCTAATACTTCTAGTAGTAAGAAACAAACTGAGGGTTATGCTAGAAGGAAGGAAGGAAATGCAGATGCCATATATGGAAGAAGGGGTTCAGGGAGAAGTAATTCACAGGTTAATGCTGTCATGATCCTAGTACcacagcaacaacaacatcagcagGGACAGCGTTCCAATAATGATTGTTATCCTCCCAGGACCAGGCCTCACAGAAAGATTGatccgattcctatgacctatgctCAAGTGCTACAACATTTGCTCAAGATCGAGaagattactttgagagatgctccgaATGCTCCGGACACACAATCTCCGAATTACAATGCAAACGCGCGATGTACTTTCCACTCAGGTGCCGCTGGCCATGATACAAAGAGGTGCATTGCATTGAAGAACAAAGTCCAGGACTTGTTAGATCAAAAGATTATTCAATTCACTCCTACATCCAATATTGTCAATAATCCGATGCCTGCTCACAGAGGTTCGGGTGTGAATGCCATTGAGAGTGAAGAGATAAATGTTGTATCTGACGTGGGCTGTTTGACCTTCCCTCTTGTGTCTGTGAAGCAACATCTGGTCAATAGTGGCATCTTTCCGGGCTATGGTATTGATTGTAAGAATTGCAAGAGTCAACCCGAAGGCTGTGCTGATTTGAAACGTATGGTACAAAAGCTGATTGATGAGGGTCCTCTTCAGTTCTATCGAAGGTTGAGAGGTGCGAAAAGTAATGATGGTGAAGTGTCTGTGATCTCAATTCCTTATGAGCCGGTTGCTCCGATATGTATCCAAGTGCCTATTCAGATACCTGTCAGTATCCCGTATGAGGAACAACCAGCGGCGTTAATGATCACCGTGCCAGGGCCTATTCCATATGAGAGTGAGAAGGTCGTCCCTTGGCATTATGGTGCAGACATATATTACTATGGCATGAAGGAGGAGGGCGAGTCATCTAAACAAAAGTTCGTGGAAGCCTCAGTTGCAAACACTGATAATTTTGCCGGTACTCGTAGAATTACTCGCAGTGGTAGGGTGTTCTCCCCTCAGCTTGTTCAAAACAATGCAGATTCCTTGGCTAAGACAAAAGGGAAACAAGTAGTGACTGATGTCCAAAATTCTCCGGTTCAAAATGGGGCACATGACAATGCCGTGTCTTCCAAAGATGTGGAAGAAttgttgagaatcatcaggaagTCTGATTATAAAGtggttgagcagttgg gtgaaatacatgagacTCCGTTTCAAGCGTTTGAAGCTGTGAATActgtgagaactcctccttatgagataacgaagccagaaACGGT